One genomic segment of Pseudomonas fortuita includes these proteins:
- the purC gene encoding phosphoribosylaminoimidazolesuccinocarboxamide synthase, whose translation MEKRDELYRGKAKSVYKTDDADRLILLFRNDTSAFDGKRIEQLDRKGMVNNKFNAFIMQKLEEAGVPTQFDKLLGDNECLVKKLDMIPVECVVRNYAAGSLVKRLGVEEGIKLEPSTFELFLKNDEKGDPFINESHVVAFGWGTAEQLVEMKKLSLKVNEVLSKLFDDAGLLLVDFKLEFGVFHGQIVLGDEFSPDGCRLWDKETRKKMDKDRFRQGLGDVIEAYEEVAKRLGVPL comes from the coding sequence ATGGAAAAACGCGACGAACTCTACCGCGGCAAGGCCAAATCGGTTTACAAGACCGACGACGCCGACCGCTTGATCCTGCTGTTCCGTAACGACACTTCGGCGTTCGACGGCAAGCGCATCGAACAACTCGACCGCAAAGGCATGGTGAACAACAAGTTCAACGCCTTCATCATGCAGAAACTGGAAGAAGCCGGCGTGCCAACCCAGTTTGACAAGCTGCTGGGTGACAACGAGTGCCTGGTGAAGAAGCTGGACATGATCCCGGTCGAATGCGTAGTGCGCAACTACGCCGCCGGTAGCCTGGTCAAGCGCCTGGGCGTGGAGGAGGGCATCAAGCTCGAGCCGTCCACCTTCGAACTGTTCCTGAAAAACGACGAGAAGGGCGACCCCTTCATCAACGAATCCCACGTTGTCGCGTTCGGCTGGGGCACCGCCGAGCAGCTGGTCGAAATGAAAAAGCTGTCGCTGAAGGTTAACGAAGTGCTGAGCAAGCTGTTCGATGACGCCGGCCTGCTGCTGGTCGACTTCAAGCTGGAGTTCGGCGTATTCCACGGCCAGATCGTGCTGGGCGACGAGTTCAGCCCGGACGGCTGCCGCCTGTGGGACAAAGAAACCCGCAAGAAGATGGACAAGGACCGCTTCCGTCAGGGCCTGGGCGACGTAATCGAAGCCTACGAAGAAGTTGCCAAGCGCCTGGGCGTGCCGCTGTAA
- a CDS encoding MBL fold metallo-hydrolase, giving the protein MRFAVLGSGSQGNGTLIASGDTFILVDCGFSLRETERRLALLGVSAAQLSAVLVTHEHADHVHGVGLLSRRYNVPVYLSQGTLRGMRKPVEVAGFLACGQSLRIGSLEVTAARVEHDAYEPLQYVISDGQRRFGMLTDLGSYDALLLERYQGLDALLIEANHCRDLLARGHYPVFLKQRVGGMQGHLNNHQAARLVHELGWSNLQHLVLAHLSSKNNLPHLARQCFVDTLGCDPDWLQVANQEHGLDWREIA; this is encoded by the coding sequence GTGCGCTTCGCGGTACTCGGAAGCGGTAGCCAAGGGAACGGCACGCTGATCGCCAGTGGTGACACGTTCATCCTGGTCGATTGCGGCTTTTCCCTGCGTGAAACCGAGCGGCGCCTGGCGCTGCTCGGCGTCTCGGCGGCCCAGCTCAGCGCAGTATTGGTCACCCACGAACATGCCGACCACGTGCATGGGGTCGGCTTGCTGTCACGGCGCTACAATGTACCGGTCTACCTCAGCCAAGGGACCTTGCGCGGCATGCGCAAGCCGGTGGAGGTGGCCGGTTTTCTCGCTTGTGGCCAAAGCCTGCGTATCGGCAGCCTGGAAGTGACCGCAGCGCGGGTAGAGCACGACGCCTACGAGCCGTTGCAGTACGTGATCAGCGACGGCCAGCGGCGCTTCGGCATGCTGACCGACCTGGGCTCGTACGACGCGCTGTTGCTGGAACGTTACCAAGGCCTGGATGCACTGCTGATCGAGGCCAACCATTGCCGCGACCTGCTGGCACGCGGTCACTACCCGGTCTTCCTGAAGCAGCGGGTAGGTGGCATGCAAGGGCATTTGAACAATCACCAGGCCGCGCGCCTGGTGCACGAGTTGGGCTGGAGCAACCTGCAACACCTGGTGCTGGCCCACCTCAGCAGCAAGAACAACCTGCCACACTTGGCCCGCCAGTGCTTTGTCGACACCTTAGGGTGCGACCCGGACTGGCTCCAGGTGGCGAATCAGGAACACGGGCTCGACTGGCGCGAAATCGCCTAG
- the bamC gene encoding outer membrane protein assembly factor BamC, with protein MKRLAGLSALALIISSTSGCGWLWGEDGYFRDRGSDYLQAHPTAPMQLPQDVSNVKRLDPLLPIPRNVADDNVAGEFEVPRPQPLTGGAAQVTDYSLQRSGSSRWVLAQHSPAEVWPVARQFFEDNGFRIAEERPQTGEFNTTWQRFDELSASLGQRLASTASSGDSEVRVRVRMEPGVQRNTSEVYVVSVERPAGSTAEPAFPSTSANTGADALLVDEMLASMNRSAEKGGSVSLLAARDFDAPSRVSLSEDGSGNPVLYLGSDLDRAWSGVGRALEQGGEWRVEDINRSLGLYYINLSEKPDDKQNQPGFFSRMFGSEPTKEEREARAERYQVRLSKVGESVQVTVEKNINTVAPADVARRVLSAIQDHLG; from the coding sequence ATGAAGCGACTGGCTGGTCTTTCCGCCCTTGCCCTGATTATCTCCAGCACCAGTGGGTGTGGCTGGCTGTGGGGCGAGGATGGCTATTTCCGCGACCGCGGCAGCGATTACCTGCAGGCGCACCCGACCGCGCCGATGCAGCTGCCGCAGGACGTCAGCAACGTCAAGCGCCTTGACCCGTTGCTGCCCATTCCACGTAACGTCGCCGATGACAATGTCGCTGGCGAGTTCGAGGTGCCGCGCCCGCAACCGCTGACCGGTGGCGCCGCCCAGGTTACCGATTACAGCCTGCAACGCAGCGGCAGCAGCCGTTGGGTGCTGGCCCAGCATTCGCCTGCCGAGGTGTGGCCAGTGGCCCGCCAGTTCTTCGAGGACAACGGCTTCCGTATTGCCGAAGAGCGCCCGCAGACCGGTGAATTCAACACCACCTGGCAGCGTTTCGACGAGCTGTCGGCCTCGCTTGGCCAGCGCCTGGCCAGCACTGCCAGCAGCGGTGACAGCGAAGTGCGGGTACGTGTGCGCATGGAGCCCGGCGTGCAGCGCAACACCTCCGAGGTGTACGTGGTGAGCGTCGAGCGCCCGGCCGGCAGCACTGCCGAGCCTGCATTTCCGTCCACGTCTGCCAACACCGGCGCCGATGCTCTGCTGGTCGACGAAATGCTTGCCAGCATGAACCGCAGCGCCGAGAAGGGCGGTTCGGTGTCGCTGCTGGCCGCGCGCGATTTCGACGCGCCAAGCCGCGTCAGCCTCAGCGAAGACGGCAGCGGCAACCCGGTGCTGTACCTGGGCTCCGACCTGGACCGCGCCTGGTCTGGCGTGGGCCGTGCCCTGGAGCAGGGTGGCGAGTGGCGTGTCGAAGACATCAACCGCAGCCTGGGCCTGTACTACATCAACCTGTCGGAAAAGCCTGACGACAAGCAGAACCAGCCTGGCTTCTTCAGCCGCATGTTCGGCAGCGAGCCGACCAAGGAAGAGCGTGAAGCCCGCGCCGAGCGCTACCAGGTTCGCCTGAGCAAGGTGGGTGAGAGCGTGCAGGTCACGGTCGAGAAAAACATCAACACCGTGGCTCCGGCCGATGTCGCCCGCCGCGTGCTGAGCGCCATTCAGGACCACCTGGGTTAA
- the dapA gene encoding 4-hydroxy-tetrahydrodipicolinate synthase: protein MIAGSMVALVTPMDAQGRVDWGSLDKLVDFHLENGTHAIVAVGTTGESATLDVEEHILVIKHVVERVKRSAKPIPVIAGTGANSTTEAVHLTQNAKNAGADACLLVVPYYNKPTQEGLYQHFKHIAEAVDIPQILYNVPGRTSCDMQAETVIRLSTVPNIIGIKEATGDLVRAKAILDGVSKDFIVLSGDDPTAVELILMGGKGNISVTANVAPREMADLCEAALEGNAEKARAINEKLMPLHKDLFCEANPIPVKWALVEMGLMQKGIRLPLTWLSEGCHEKVRTALRQSGVLV from the coding sequence ATGATTGCGGGCAGTATGGTGGCATTGGTCACACCCATGGATGCACAAGGGCGTGTTGACTGGGGCAGCCTCGACAAACTTGTAGACTTCCACCTGGAAAACGGCACCCATGCGATCGTCGCTGTCGGCACCACCGGTGAGTCGGCCACGCTGGATGTCGAAGAACACATTCTGGTCATCAAGCACGTGGTCGAGCGCGTCAAGCGCAGCGCCAAGCCGATTCCGGTCATCGCCGGCACCGGTGCCAACTCCACCACCGAAGCGGTGCACCTGACGCAAAACGCCAAGAACGCCGGCGCCGATGCCTGCCTGCTGGTTGTGCCGTACTACAACAAGCCGACCCAGGAAGGCCTGTACCAGCACTTCAAGCACATCGCCGAAGCCGTCGACATCCCGCAAATCCTCTACAACGTACCCGGCCGCACCTCCTGCGACATGCAGGCCGAGACCGTGATCCGCCTGTCGACCGTGCCGAACATCATCGGCATCAAGGAAGCCACCGGCGACCTGGTGCGCGCCAAGGCCATCCTCGATGGCGTCAGCAAGGACTTCATCGTCCTGTCCGGCGACGACCCAACTGCCGTCGAGCTGATCCTGATGGGTGGCAAGGGCAACATCTCTGTTACGGCCAACGTCGCCCCGCGCGAAATGGCCGACCTGTGCGAGGCCGCCCTTGAGGGCAATGCCGAGAAGGCCCGCGCAATCAACGAAAAACTCATGCCGCTGCACAAAGACCTGTTCTGCGAAGCCAACCCGATCCCGGTGAAGTGGGCGCTCGTCGAAATGGGCCTGATGCAAAAAGGCATTCGCCTGCCACTGACCTGGCTGAGCGAAGGCTGCCACGAAAAAGTCCGTACTGCCTTGCGCCAGTCCGGCGTACTGGTTTAA
- a CDS encoding glycine cleavage system protein R: MSTPTTVREQFLVISALGPNPMELANVLSRAAFENRCAVVTSRLSRHGETSALVLQVGGSWDALARLESTLPGLGKKHGLTLDVVRSADQEVRPQALPYVAYVSAAYRPDIINELCQFFLDHRVELEAMTCDTYLAPQTGSSMLNAQFTVILPAGTQISWLRDQFLDFADALNLDALIEPWRPQNPM, encoded by the coding sequence ATGTCCACCCCCACCACTGTTCGCGAACAATTCCTTGTCATCAGTGCCTTGGGCCCGAATCCCATGGAACTGGCCAACGTCCTCAGCCGCGCTGCCTTCGAAAACCGCTGCGCGGTGGTCACCTCGCGCCTGAGCCGCCACGGCGAGACCAGCGCCCTGGTGCTGCAGGTGGGCGGCAGCTGGGACGCCCTGGCGCGCCTCGAATCCACCCTGCCGGGCCTGGGCAAGAAGCACGGCCTGACCCTGGACGTGGTGCGCAGCGCCGACCAGGAGGTGCGCCCGCAGGCCCTGCCCTACGTGGCTTATGTGAGCGCCGCTTACCGCCCGGACATCATCAACGAGCTGTGCCAGTTCTTCCTCGATCACCGTGTCGAGCTGGAAGCCATGACTTGCGACACCTACCTGGCACCGCAGACCGGCAGCAGCATGCTCAACGCCCAGTTCACCGTGATCCTGCCGGCCGGCACCCAGATCAGCTGGCTGCGTGACCAGTTCCTGGACTTTGCCGACGCCCTGAACCTCGATGCGCTGATCGAGCCATGGCGCCCACAGAACCCAATGTAA
- a CDS encoding peroxiredoxin — MAVALDQPVADFQAQATSGQTVSLAELKGRQVVLYFYPKDSTPGCTTQGQGFRDQHDAFAAANTVVFGVSRDGLKSHENFKAKQGFPFELISDKDEALCQLFDVIKLKKLYGKEYMGVDRSTFLIDKDGVLRQEWRGVKVPGHVDAVLAAAQALNKA, encoded by the coding sequence ATGGCCGTAGCACTCGACCAACCCGTTGCCGACTTCCAGGCCCAGGCCACCAGCGGGCAAACCGTCAGCCTGGCCGAGCTCAAGGGCCGGCAAGTGGTGCTGTACTTCTACCCGAAGGACAGCACGCCGGGCTGCACCACCCAAGGCCAGGGGTTCCGCGACCAGCATGATGCCTTTGCCGCAGCCAACACCGTGGTGTTCGGGGTATCGCGCGATGGCCTCAAGTCGCACGAGAACTTCAAGGCCAAGCAAGGCTTCCCGTTCGAGCTGATCAGCGACAAAGACGAGGCCCTGTGCCAGCTGTTCGACGTGATCAAGCTGAAAAAGCTGTATGGCAAGGAATACATGGGCGTTGATCGCAGCACCTTCCTGATCGACAAGGACGGTGTGCTGCGCCAGGAATGGCGTGGGGTGAAGGTGCCCGGGCATGTGGATGCCGTGCTGGCGGCTGCCCAGGCCTTGAACAAGGCTTGA
- a CDS encoding AI-2E family transporter, translating to MFKVLRDWMQRYFSDEEAVVLAVLLFLAFTAVLTLGGMLAPVLAGMVLAFLMQGLVNALERLRVPTRLAVMLVFALFMGALAVFMLVLVPLLWHQLITLFNELPGMLGKWQSLLLLLPERYPHLVSDEQVLHAIESVRGEIGKFGQWALTFSLSSLPLLVNAMIYLVLVPILVFFFLKDRELIGRWVSGYLPRQRALLNRVGSEMNRQIANYIRGKGIEILICGIATYIAFISLGLNYAALLALLVGLSVVVPYVGAVVVTVPVTLIALFQWGWGDQFIYLMTVYAIIQALDGNVLVPLLFSEAVSLHPVAIICAVLLFGGLWGFWGIFFAIPLATLIKAVLDAWPRQEPSVSPML from the coding sequence ATGTTCAAAGTGCTTCGCGACTGGATGCAGCGCTACTTCTCCGATGAAGAAGCGGTGGTGCTGGCGGTCCTGCTGTTCCTGGCTTTTACCGCCGTGCTCACCCTGGGCGGCATGCTCGCGCCGGTGCTGGCGGGCATGGTGCTGGCGTTCCTGATGCAGGGGCTGGTCAACGCCCTAGAGCGGCTGCGGGTACCGACCCGGCTGGCGGTGATGCTGGTCTTCGCCTTGTTCATGGGCGCGCTGGCGGTGTTCATGCTGGTGTTGGTGCCGCTGTTGTGGCACCAGCTGATTACCCTGTTCAACGAGCTGCCGGGCATGCTCGGCAAGTGGCAGTCGTTGCTGTTGCTGCTGCCCGAGCGTTACCCGCACCTGGTGTCGGACGAGCAGGTATTGCACGCGATCGAATCGGTGCGCGGGGAAATCGGCAAGTTTGGCCAGTGGGCGCTGACCTTCTCGCTGTCCAGCCTGCCGTTGCTGGTCAACGCCATGATTTACCTGGTGCTGGTGCCGATCCTGGTGTTCTTCTTCCTCAAGGACCGCGAACTGATCGGCCGTTGGGTCAGTGGCTACCTGCCCAGGCAGCGCGCCTTGCTGAACCGGGTAGGCAGTGAGATGAACCGGCAGATTGCCAACTACATTCGCGGCAAGGGCATCGAAATCCTGATCTGCGGCATTGCCACCTACATCGCGTTTATCAGCCTGGGGCTCAACTACGCCGCGCTGTTGGCGCTACTGGTGGGCCTGTCGGTGGTGGTGCCCTATGTGGGGGCAGTGGTGGTGACGGTACCGGTGACGCTGATTGCGCTGTTCCAGTGGGGCTGGGGCGACCAGTTCATATACCTGATGACGGTGTATGCGATCATCCAGGCGCTGGACGGCAACGTGCTGGTGCCGCTGCTGTTCTCGGAGGCCGTTAGCCTGCACCCGGTGGCGATCATTTGCGCGGTGTTGCTGTTTGGCGGGCTGTGGGGGTTCTGGGGGATCTTCTTCGCGATCCCGCTGGCGACGCTGATCAAGGCCGTGCTGGATGCCTGGCCGCGGCAGGAGCCTAGCGTGTCACCGATGCTTTGA
- a CDS encoding sulfurtransferase TusA family protein — MSDTLTCDAELDASGLNCPLPLLKAKMELNRLASGAVLKVIATDAGSQRDFRTFAKLAGHTLLQETADAGTYTYWLRKA; from the coding sequence ATGAGTGACACCCTGACCTGCGACGCCGAACTGGACGCCAGCGGGCTGAATTGCCCTTTGCCGCTGCTCAAGGCCAAGATGGAACTCAATCGCCTGGCCAGCGGCGCGGTGCTCAAAGTGATCGCCACTGACGCCGGTTCCCAGCGCGACTTCCGCACTTTCGCCAAGCTGGCCGGTCATACCCTGCTGCAGGAAACGGCTGACGCCGGCACCTATACCTACTGGCTGCGCAAGGCCTGA
- a CDS encoding M48 family metalloprotease, whose product MNLLRPTLLTLACLMALPGHADDLPSLGDASSAIVSPQQEHQLGRAWLSLLRGQVNQLNDPQLKDYVETTVYRLAETSQLQDRRLEFILIDSRELNAFAAPGGIVGVNGGLFLNARTEGEYASVLAHELAHLSQRHFARGVEAQQRMQLPMMAALLAGIVLAAGGAGDAGIGMIAGTQAAAIQEQRRFSRQNEQEADRIGIQNLEKAGYDPRNMPTMFERLAQQYRYGAKPPEFLLTHPVTESRIADTRNRAEQAPKGGVEDSMRYQLIRARVSLTYEGTPGLAAKRFRAQLDEDPKMDAARYGLALAQIKGGQLNEARELLKPLLAKAPNDITYNLAQIDLDITNNRLADAQQRAERMQGLYPGNYPLKQVRADLLVKQNKPAEAEKVLNELIKSRPDDPDVWYDMAEVRGLSGNTIGLHRARAEYFTLVGDFDQAIQQLDYAKRRAGGNFPLASQIDQRQREILEQQRMVREMMGR is encoded by the coding sequence ATGAATCTACTGCGCCCCACCCTGCTGACGCTGGCCTGCCTGATGGCCCTTCCCGGCCATGCTGACGACCTGCCATCACTGGGTGACGCCAGTTCCGCGATCGTCTCGCCGCAACAGGAGCACCAGCTGGGCCGTGCTTGGCTGAGCCTGCTGCGCGGCCAGGTCAACCAGTTGAACGACCCGCAGCTCAAGGACTATGTCGAAACTACCGTGTACCGCCTGGCCGAAACCAGCCAGTTGCAGGACCGGCGCCTGGAATTCATCCTGATCGACAGCCGTGAGCTCAACGCCTTCGCTGCCCCTGGCGGCATCGTCGGGGTCAACGGCGGCCTGTTTCTCAATGCCCGCACCGAAGGCGAGTACGCCTCGGTGCTGGCGCACGAACTGGCGCACTTGTCGCAACGCCACTTCGCCCGCGGCGTCGAAGCCCAGCAACGCATGCAACTGCCGATGATGGCGGCTTTGCTCGCGGGTATCGTGTTGGCTGCCGGTGGCGCCGGCGATGCGGGTATCGGCATGATTGCCGGCACCCAGGCCGCGGCGATCCAGGAACAACGGCGCTTCTCGCGGCAGAACGAACAGGAAGCCGACCGCATCGGCATCCAGAACCTGGAAAAGGCCGGTTACGACCCTCGCAACATGCCCACCATGTTCGAACGCCTGGCGCAGCAATACCGCTACGGCGCCAAGCCACCGGAATTTCTGCTGACTCACCCGGTGACCGAATCACGTATCGCCGATACCCGCAACCGCGCCGAACAGGCGCCCAAAGGTGGCGTGGAAGACAGCATGCGCTACCAGCTGATCCGCGCACGGGTGTCGCTGACCTATGAAGGCACCCCGGGGCTTGCCGCCAAGCGCTTCCGCGCCCAGCTGGACGAAGACCCCAAGATGGATGCCGCGCGTTACGGCCTGGCCCTGGCGCAAATCAAGGGTGGCCAGCTGAACGAAGCACGTGAACTGCTCAAGCCGCTACTGGCCAAGGCGCCCAACGACATCACCTACAACCTGGCGCAGATCGACCTGGACATCACCAACAACCGCCTGGCCGACGCGCAGCAGCGGGCCGAACGGATGCAGGGGCTGTACCCGGGCAACTACCCGCTCAAACAAGTGCGTGCCGACCTGCTGGTGAAGCAGAACAAGCCTGCCGAAGCGGAGAAGGTGTTGAACGAGTTGATCAAGAGCCGGCCGGATGACCCGGACGTGTGGTACGACATGGCCGAAGTGCGGGGTTTGTCGGGCAATACCATCGGCTTGCACCGGGCGCGTGCCGAATACTTCACCCTGGTGGGGGACTTTGACCAGGCGATCCAGCAGCTGGACTACGCCAAGCGCCGGGCGGGCGGCAACTTCCCGCTGGCGTCGCAAATTGACCAGCGCCAGCGCGAGATCCTGGAACAACAGCGTATGGTTCGGGAGATGATGGGGCGCTGA
- the nadA gene encoding quinolinate synthase NadA, with the protein MTQISERLLVQAHLDAKQPNPLTAEQEAEYRAAIAAELKAQNAVLVAHYYCDPVIQALAEETGGCVSDSLEMARFGKNHPAETVIVAGVRFMGETAKILTPEKRVLMPTLEATCSLDLGCPVEEFSAFCDQHPERTVVVYANTSAAVKARADWVVTSSCALEIVESLMDNGETIIWGPDQHLGRYIQKQTGADMLLWDGACIVHEEFKSRQLADMKALYPDAAILVHPESPEAVIELADAVGSTSQLIKAAQTLPNKTFIVATDRGIFYKMQQLCPDKAFVEAPTAGNGAACRSCAHCPWMAMNTLERVLDCLRNGSNEIFVDPALVPKAIKPLNRMLDFTQAARLKLSGNA; encoded by the coding sequence ATGACCCAGATTTCCGAACGCCTGTTGGTTCAGGCTCACCTCGACGCCAAGCAGCCCAACCCGCTGACAGCCGAGCAGGAGGCCGAATACCGTGCGGCCATCGCTGCCGAGCTCAAGGCCCAGAACGCCGTGCTGGTTGCCCACTATTACTGCGACCCTGTCATCCAGGCCTTGGCTGAAGAAACCGGTGGCTGCGTGTCCGATTCGCTGGAGATGGCCCGCTTTGGCAAAAATCACCCGGCCGAAACGGTGATCGTGGCCGGTGTGCGCTTCATGGGCGAAACCGCAAAAATCCTCACCCCGGAAAAACGCGTGCTGATGCCCACCCTGGAGGCCACCTGCTCGCTCGACCTGGGCTGCCCGGTTGAAGAGTTCTCAGCCTTCTGCGACCAGCACCCCGAGCGCACTGTGGTGGTCTATGCCAACACTTCGGCTGCCGTGAAGGCCCGTGCCGACTGGGTGGTGACTTCAAGCTGCGCGCTGGAAATCGTCGAAAGCCTGATGGATAACGGCGAAACCATCATCTGGGGCCCAGACCAGCACCTGGGCCGTTACATCCAGAAGCAGACCGGTGCCGACATGCTGCTGTGGGACGGTGCCTGCATCGTTCACGAAGAGTTCAAGTCGCGCCAGTTGGCCGACATGAAGGCGCTGTACCCGGACGCAGCGATCCTGGTGCACCCCGAGTCGCCTGAAGCGGTGATCGAGTTGGCCGATGCGGTGGGGTCCACCAGCCAACTGATCAAGGCGGCGCAAACCCTGCCAAACAAGACCTTCATCGTCGCCACCGACCGCGGCATCTTCTACAAGATGCAGCAGTTGTGCCCGGACAAGGCGTTTGTCGAAGCCCCCACCGCTGGCAACGGTGCGGCATGCCGCAGCTGTGCGCACTGCCCGTGGATGGCGATGAACACCCTGGAGCGGGTGCTGGACTGCCTGCGTAATGGCAGCAACGAGATTTTTGTCGACCCGGCCCTGGTGCCCAAGGCGATCAAGCCGCTGAATCGCATGCTGGACTTCACCCAGGCGGCGCGCCTGAAGCTGTCCGGTAACGCCTGA
- a CDS encoding YdgA family protein, with the protein MKKSVGILSGLAIAIAVASTAGAWYTGKQLPAELDNAVARSNAELKKALVTTGGSMSIERVSLEQHFFSSTAQYRLKARDINLGEGEVVNFDVGVTDQIEHGPFPWSRVKALKLMPVMAVSNSTLQKDDATAAWFAAAGEQAPISAQTSLGYGGSVASQVRLAPVKLDEADGNSLDFSGMQLEVSGDKEGKASKFHGQADRFVMKLVRDDQPPATFELKGLKVGGNLAATPHDTVYVGNVDLALAETKVTLGPKQQVLQIKGLEQNVLQALDGPDTVGGRVEYKVGDMTWDGRAVGKAQMVVSVTSVNAPALQALSKWYQAHLPEFEAASAAGQPVPQIRMDDAEKAKFQGDLRQLLAARPKVAIENLAFKTANGESRFNLSMAFAAPASFDLPPDQLSKQLITEVKGKLSLSKPMMGDLATLQALLDGQTDAQAIAMQSSQAGEMVGMMALQSGLATVEGNDVVSSLHYADGMVDFNGRKMTVEAFAMLMAAHLAALSPQG; encoded by the coding sequence ATGAAGAAATCAGTTGGCATTCTTTCCGGCCTGGCGATCGCCATTGCCGTCGCATCTACCGCTGGCGCCTGGTACACCGGCAAGCAACTGCCAGCCGAACTGGACAACGCCGTTGCCCGCAGCAACGCCGAACTCAAGAAGGCCCTGGTGACCACCGGCGGCAGCATGAGCATCGAACGGGTATCGCTGGAGCAGCATTTCTTCAGCAGTACCGCCCAGTACCGGCTCAAGGCCCGCGACATAAACCTGGGTGAAGGCGAGGTGGTGAATTTCGACGTGGGCGTGACCGACCAGATTGAGCACGGCCCCTTTCCCTGGTCGCGGGTAAAGGCGTTGAAGCTGATGCCGGTGATGGCGGTCAGCAACAGCACCTTGCAGAAGGACGATGCCACCGCCGCGTGGTTCGCTGCCGCAGGCGAGCAGGCCCCGATCAGTGCACAGACCAGCCTGGGGTACGGCGGCAGTGTGGCCAGCCAGGTCCGGCTGGCGCCGGTCAAGCTTGACGAGGCGGACGGCAACAGCCTCGACTTCTCGGGTATGCAGCTGGAGGTCAGTGGCGACAAGGAGGGCAAGGCTTCGAAATTCCACGGGCAGGCCGACCGTTTCGTGATGAAACTTGTGCGCGATGATCAGCCGCCTGCCACGTTCGAACTCAAAGGCCTGAAGGTTGGCGGCAACTTGGCCGCCACCCCGCACGACACTGTCTATGTGGGTAACGTCGACCTGGCGCTGGCCGAAACCAAGGTCACCCTGGGGCCGAAACAGCAGGTGCTGCAGATCAAGGGCCTGGAGCAGAATGTCCTGCAAGCCCTCGATGGCCCGGATACCGTGGGCGGTCGCGTGGAGTACAAGGTCGGCGACATGACCTGGGATGGCCGTGCGGTGGGCAAGGCGCAGATGGTGGTGAGTGTCACCTCGGTCAACGCACCGGCATTGCAGGCGTTGTCGAAGTGGTACCAGGCGCACTTGCCGGAGTTCGAGGCTGCGTCTGCCGCTGGCCAGCCTGTACCGCAGATCCGCATGGACGACGCTGAGAAGGCCAAATTCCAGGGCGACCTGCGGCAACTGCTGGCCGCCAGGCCCAAGGTGGCGATAGAAAACCTGGCGTTCAAGACCGCCAATGGCGAGAGCCGTTTCAACCTGTCGATGGCCTTCGCCGCCCCAGCCAGCTTCGATCTGCCGCCAGACCAGTTGAGCAAGCAACTGATCACCGAGGTGAAGGGCAAGCTATCGCTCTCCAAGCCGATGATGGGTGACCTGGCGACCTTGCAGGCGCTGCTGGATGGCCAGACTGATGCCCAGGCGATTGCCATGCAATCGAGCCAGGCGGGGGAGATGGTCGGCATGATGGCGCTGCAAAGTGGCCTGGCCACCGTTGAAGGCAACGATGTGGTGAGCAGCCTGCACTATGCCGATGGCATGGTCGACTTCAATGGCAGGAAAATGACCGTGGAAGCGTTTGCCATGCTCATGGCAGCGCACCTGGCAGCACTGTCGCCGCAGGGTTGA